TAGAGCTAATCCCATGTCCATGTCACCTGAAAATGAAATGCCTCCAAATCCACCGCTGTAAGGCCCTCTCCGACTTACTTCTAGCTTATCGATCAACTCCATTGCCTTTACCTGGATCGTATATATATCAAATCCTTATATAGAATCCATAGCCGTCCTAGGGCTTGTCCGACTAGGACTACAATAAACTACATTTCCATCAACAATGAATGACCAGTGAATTTAAAGTCGAGAGTGTAACCTTTGGTGATCCACTGACAGTCCCAACAGGCAACGCAGCACGCAGTGCATCCCAACAGGTTAAATGATCAAGCAACTCTCCCGACACCTGTTGTCGAAAAAAATGTCATAATATGACTCCTATAAATGTGTTATCATGCTTGTAAAGATTCATGTCTAGATATTCCAAGTAATAGGAAGTCAGATGAAACAACCAAAGATCATTTTCCCGAGATGTAATCTACTGCATGTTATAccctcatgagctagcttttggggttaaGTTACATTTCTCATTATTCACTTTGTTTCAACAATAAATATTGGATGCATAGCCTAGTGGGAGTGAGATCTCAGGTTCAAATCCCATCTGCCTAAGCCTTTTTAGGCAGACTACTAACTACTTGTGCTGGTGGAACATAGCTGTGAAATAGTCGAGCTGGACCAGACATCACCATCATAAACAATATAAGATGACACCGACGTCACACAATCAAATGTACCCATATGCTGAGTTTTGAAACATAGGAGATTGTCGCATATGAACCATCTAAGTATATCATCAATTGGGAATTGCttctgtttttcttttcttttgggtcaatatTGTCCATAAGTTATTCAATGTAAAGGAAAATTAAGAGTCCAACAAGAACAACATTTTCATAAAGGTAAATTAGGTTCCAGTACAACCTCAGATAAGAAAATTGAATATGGACTCACCGTGGAGCTTACGTGCATCACATGGGGATACCTCTCGATGCTCATGAGCTTTTCAACATTCACAGAACCAGGTTTAGATACCTATAGCAAGAAAAGTTCGGTAAAACATCGTATTTTTCAAGTGCAAGTCATGACATATTCAGCAAATACCAACACTGTGACAAAGCAGAGATAACAACTAACAGGAACGGATAGCAGAAGGGTCAGTATCAAACCTTTCCTACATCATTTCGTCCTAAATCGACTAGCATGATGTGCTCCACACATTGCTTCTCATCTTTTAACATCTGCATTTCCAACATCAAATCCTCATCAGGTGTCTTCCCTCTTCTGCTTGTCCCAGCTAATGGTCGATTAACGATTCTTCTCTGTCAATGGAGCAAATGGACATTACAAACTCTCAAAAACTAACTAATTGTGTGAAACAATGAAAAAGGGAGACATCTAAGGTTCAATCGTTGAGAACAACAAGATCATCACTCTTACTTTCTTCACACGCGTTAGAATTTCTGGACTCGATGCAACTAAAATACAGCCTCTGGCCTGATAATATagaaaagataacatagtaACTCCACTGAAGCACAAATAACTAGGAATATCAGACAATTACTCACAGTGAACGCGAAGAACGGACAACTTACTTGTATGTAAGTCATGTATGGGCTTGGATTCACAATTCTTAATGCTCTGTAGACTTCAAATGGATCAGCAAATGTTCTTCTCTCAAAACGTTGACTTAAAACAATTTGAAATATGTCTCCTGAAGCAATGTGTTCCTTTGCCTGTAAGACGGCATTCTTGTACTCATCACGTGTCATGTTTCCCGTGGTTAACGATGATCCAAATTCATGAATACGGAAATCCACAGAACCGGGAGATAACCTtggactaaaaaagaaaaattaaatatgtaaaTACTAATGTTTCTCAATTGCTTGCTTTTATTATGCAAAAAAGGACTTACGACTCGATTCCTTGTACTCTAGACATTAATATTTCCAAGCGTTTCTTCCCGTCTATATAAGCCTCAGGAAGAGAGGAGTACTGATCCAACCGCACCCAGTGAATCACATACGCTTTCTGCAGGAACAAGAAGTTTATAACAAAGGGAAATCAAAGTATGAGTTGTTCTGAGTTGGTTTACTTTCAGAGAAACCAACATGCACCtgttgacatttttgaagagtccaagcaacatagaCTATAACACAAGTATTTATCGTGTTCTCATATGCGCCAAGTAAATCAAGAACAAATGATGATAACAACTTGACATTAAAAAGGCTGGATAAAAACTAATGGATAGAGAGACTATTCATAAGTGCAAAATTGGACAAAAAAATACCTTCTCTACATGATCAAACACAATGACATCCTCATAAAGTCCTAACTGAATATCTGCAAGGTTACGGTCATCTTCTAGAGCGCTTAGGAATGGTAACTTCTTGTTCTCTACGTATCGAACTGTGTCATATGAGAAGTAACCAACCCATCCACCTGTTTGAAGTGATATTAATGACAGTAGTTTTGCAATTTTCATCTGAGAGTCATATTTAAAAATGCAGGTGAGTACACAAAATGGCAGAATAGTATATCTGTTACAGATATATGTGAGTAAACAGATTGCACCACATGTCTACCAAGTTATCATGTGCATGGAGCTCAAGGTGTAGTAGCCTTCTCAAATACAATCAGTGTTGTCAAATGCTCGCTTAAGCCCCcgaagcgaggctcaaaacgtgttgagcGCTTCGTGTCGCTTAATGTGGGCTTCAATgtcgtcatcaaggttctaacacatacttttccttgccaaCGAGCCTCTTCTAAAGAGGCGACaataaacaattgatatttcactttatccttaaaaaaatcagtttctttgttcatatatttgtGATTCATGCTtattataatgtagggattACATAAACCCCATAATattaagagctaattacatcATATCTCTTActcttttttcaaattacaaaaatcccttAAATTTGATGGAATCCGAATGCATCCCAAAAACGCCCCGATACAACGCGTCTTTGTTCCGTATACATCACTCAATGTCCCGATACATCACGTCTCAgtttcggatacatcactcaaTGTCCCGATACATCATGTAAAGTAATGTATCTGACCGATACATctcgtaaagtgatgtatctgaccgatacatcgcgtaaagtgatgtatctgattGATACATCACATAAAGTGATTTATCCGAGTATAGTGGAGAGTAGAGATTTTTGTAATCTTTTCAAATGAtaggaaattttagagaatatagtaaaataaattgtgtatttagataatttttcctataattATTGGTCTTGCACTAAATCTATAAATTTGGACTTTTTCTCCCTTTgtacttttttcattaaagcccatGTTTTATTTGAACTTAAAGCCCCAACCGAAAGGACCTTAGAGCCTTTTTGTGCTTTTTGCTTTTAATAATACtaaatacaacaacatacccgctgaaaaggagggatgcaataCAAGGACTTTCCAGGTGGTCACCCATTCTAGTACTACTCTCACTCAAGCATACTTAACTTTGGAATTCTGGTGGGATCCAGTACTAGTATGCTCACATCCAGTACATACTTTttctcaaatatttcaaaaataatcaaGGAACTTAGGCTGATGCAAAACTACATCCATGACTAGCCTGTAATGAAATGGAACATAACAGAGCAGATTGACTAAATAATAGGGAATCCCGAATCTCCCAACAGAAAGTACAattcatttaaaaattattggAGTTAGTTGAGAATTGGGAAGATTTATAAATACTGCAAAAGAACATATCCATAAGTGCTACATTATTTCTCAACTACTTCAATAAATTTTAGATCCCCAGTATCACACAAGTGGAAATATTTATGACTCTCATGACACTTATGTTTTTTTGGATGAACACCCTCACGGTGCCCTAGATCCGCCCCTGATTATATAAGGGTATGTTTTCCAGTGAACTAAGTAAACAGTTACTCGTACGACAATTAGTAAAAACAAAATCCTCACCACAAAAGGTATCAGGAAGTTCATCATCAATAAGTCCGGGCTTCCATCCGTTGGAAATACTTGCTGGAATTGTCATCGGATCTTGGACCGTCTTCTGAGTCAATTTTCCAGTCTGGTGGTCTAATATAGTCACATTGTGTTCCTTAGCTACAATTTCCATGGATGGTTGAGCTCCCACCAAGCTATAACGACCCTGAGAAAAATAACTATAACATTTACCTAGCATGATCGATAAATATCTATatcaaatcaatcaaaaaaCTAAGTAAAATTCAGAAAAATATCCCCCTTACAACACTAGAACCTTGAATACCAGGTTCAACTGACTCATATAGAAAGCTTGGAGCTTCATGATCGTCTTCTTTCACCAAACATCGGTATGCCAAAACCGGAGTCAGATGATCAGAAAAAATGGTTCTATGCAGCGGAATCAAGTTTCCGCTTTTAGAAACTTCAATGAACCTCTCCTCATCCATAACTGAACAAAAGGAaaacaatttatttaatttttttctcacaCACAGACACATATATCGtatgtataaaattgaacaagtagacgcACGCGTCTCGCGTTCATAATACATGTAGGATGCAATGTAGGACATAAACTTGTTCAATTTCTTAAAAAGTTTGTGTACTTACTCATAAAgacatttttaattttgtttccGAGCTCAAGAGAAAAACAGTCCAAAGGTTATACTGCTCCCTAGCTCTGTCCCAATTCATATCATACATTTTTCTTATTTGGAAAATGTTTGACACATTATCAACATTTTACTAGCAAAAAGTCCATAAACATGCAAAATTCAAGggtaattttgaaatattacaAAGTGTTATCATATTTCTTAATCAAACTacgtcacataaattgagataaacTGAGTAGTTAGGCACGGAGAGATATATATACCATGGCCAAGAGATGAAGAGCAACAATGGACACGAGCATAAGTTGAACTCCGGCTAGAAATGAGAGCAACCGGCATAACATTCCGATAAGAGATAGGTAATGACTGCATGCCTGAATTCATGATCAAAATTGAAATGTAGGATTTTGTGATGGTGACTTTGAAAATGGATCACTTATTTATAGTCTCAAAAAAAACATTTACTTCTACTTTCTACCTGTTTGGCCATACATAATGATTGTACTCCTTGTGTCGCAAGTTATGTGGCACTTTGGAATGTCGagattcaaatatatttttccgtaaacataattttttaatatattttttaaatattttatattatcaattattatgatttatagtaCTATTACGTAGTTTTTAGATATGtagattttatttcaaaaaaaaaataaaaatttcatgcTCGAATTTACaatcaaaattaatttattcgAGTAtcgaattttgaaagaaaaattaacgactttttttgggaaaatttgttTGGTCATAATATGTCTTACTTTTTTGTGAAAATTTATAAACAAACAATAAAATATCCCATAAAGTGGTTTTAAGGAGAGCTGGTGTAGGTAGACCGTATCCAATTTTGAAGGTACAAATGTTGTTTTTCAATACGCCTTCAGTTCAACGGCCATAATCAAAAGCacttagaaaaagaaaataacataaatataaaaaaagccATGACAAAATACTATAAAAAGAATGACAAAGTATGCATAGTAACTATAAAGGAAATACgacttttaaaaatcaaaattttaaaatctattaaAAACTTGTTTTGGAGCCAAAGTTTTTGGCAAAATCTTTGAAATTTGGAAATTTATCccaagtttttatattttttaaacaaagTCTATCTACAGATTTTTATCTATCATTTTCGTTCATCAGATCTATAAATGCATGCTCACTGTGAAAAGATTGTTTGTAGAATGTGAaagattatattaaagaatataGTTAGTTAcaaaatattgttattatttatttatttattttcattgatgGATATTTATAACTAATTATAATTTGACAAATTTTAGTATATAATAGGGATGGCAATGGGGCGGGGCAGGGTGGGTTGAactaattattatcaaaattaatacGGGACGGGGTGGATTGCGGGTTGTTGCGGGGTTTAAGGTATCAAATAAGAACCCGAAGAAAATTAAATCTTTGTAATAAgtaataatcaaatatataaaaaattttatattaaacttcaactttaattttaaattcttctttttttttaatttttttacattAGACAAACATTAATTAGAGTTAATTAGCAATTAAGAAACAATTATTGAAATATTaactataaataattaattaatagttgagatgttaattagcgaaaaatgaaaaaaaattatgaattttatttttcatattaagctcaattaaaaaagaaaaaaacataaacaATTTATGCTGGTGAATCTATATGGGGCGGGGCgggttgaaaatgaaaaaatattgttatgGGGGGCGGTTTAAAAAAATTACGGATTGAAATCAACCCACCCCACACCCGCCCGTCCCTCCCCATTGTCATCCTTAGtagataataataattttgttcCGAACTTATGGatatttttgatagtttttcaaacttatattaaagaattaagctttctttagtttgttaagttTGGAGGCAATTTTATCTAAAGAATTTTCATTAAATGAATATAAAGGTCATTATTGTAATGCTTTTCTTATGGGGGGCAAATACCAAGATCAATCTCTATAAGAATCATTTATAAACTTAAtcttttttctatatatatgtcaaaaataaccatttttaaaataacagacaaataaaaaatgaatggAACTATGGAAGGagtaataaatatttcaattaATAAATTTAACTACAACCTACCCCCAAATAATTGCGACAAGTGGTCTATTTTGCAGAAAGGATAAGTTACTACTTCTTCCGTTCTtatttatttgtcaaaaaatttctaatttgattttcttttttacttgtcaattttgacaaatcaagaaagaataatttttttcttcctattatatCCCCAATTTATTAATAtgagttaatgtctttgaaaaatgtagtgagtaaatatgtttacAACTCTATTAATTAATAGGGGCAAAATAATAAACTCAATATAccagttattatttttttaataagtgtGTTCagtcaaaatttgataagtaaaAAGAAACTGAGGGGGTATTTTGTTTAAATTTCTTAACCTACTAGAATACCACTATTAATTCAAAATTGCTACTTGCACCATTGCCATAAATAAGGAATTTATGACGTGAACAGAATTCTTCTAAAAGTCAAGATTACTTTTAGGTAAAAGGGGTAAATATATCTTTGAATTTTGCgatttaaaataaatacttttttaTCATAAGTTCGTGacaaacatatattttttactaaatttgATACCAAACTCaactaaagataaaccaatttcAATTTCTCTATTTTATAGACCTGACCCAAATTCATTTTAAGggtaaaaaaaatagagaggagtaattttttctattttttttaaaatcaaatgaTATATTTAGAATTAAAATATCAGTTTTAAGATTGTTCTTTTAATTTAGTAAATATATGTTTGTTAACAAAAAGGATAAATATGCATTATATGTTTGATAACAGAGTATATATGCATCACTTTTTAACAAGGAATGTATCCGTAAATATGTCTGTTACAAAACTTATGATAAAATTGTCTCTGTGTAACCTATAGATCACACATTCGAACggtgaaaatattatttttcaatttgaatattttcatggtaaactcctttatttttatatagGAAGGTTTTACATTATGATTTGAGACTACAAAGATTACATCCATTATAGTGGTGAAATCTCCTGACCAATCTTGTTCAACTAAGATAGTAATTAACCAAGCGGCCAAATCaatcaatgatatgatgaatttcataatatttataacaataatatattcactATAATTTTACAAAATTGGGTCTCAGAAAAGTAAGATGTACGCAAATCTTATCCCTTCTTTGaaaatagagaggttgtttccgatataTCCTCaacaaaagggaaaaaaaatactccaaaacAATATAGAGAAAGAAATAATGGAATGAAAAAGTCATGACAAAATATTATAAACAACTTGATAAATCATCCTAAACATTAatcataacaaaataaaatgataattgaAGTAGAAAAAACCCACAGATAATATGAATTGTATTGTATATAAAATGCATGATAGAATAAAATAtggatatacatatatacataaaagaGAAACATGATAACCaatagaatcatagacatgacATGGAAAGGATTAAGAAGTCAAAAGTCATTAAGTTGTCTTAACATACAGTCTTTCATTATACATTAGTTCATCATGAGAGTTTATAAGTATATCTGATATAAACTATTATGTGAGCATATGGATTTTGATCTTGACCGGCTCAGCTAGGTCATCTCATATCCATAGAGTATGagacatacatatataataagTCCTTATTAAGAGTACATAGAGGAGTTGCCGACCCAAATATACAATCTTTTAATTTACGTCAGCAAACATAGTTAACAATTTTtatccggtgcactaaagctttcgctatgcgcagggttttgggaagggcccgaccacaagggtctattgtacgcagccttatcttgcatttctgccagaggctgtttccaagactTAAACTCGTGACTTCCtgatcacatggcagcaacATTACCAGTTACTACAAGGCTTCTCTTCATTTCATGAAAAAGAACAAGCCAActatttttgatttttgggtttgatcttcttttttttcccaatTTTTTCTTTTCGTCATTTTTCTTGgagcataaaacataaatataaaataatcaaTCTATTAAGGCTATGGataaacttttttcatattcaaaataTGCTTAGCAACTAACAAGAATTGAACActgatgaatttattttatcaaaatatctttATGTGAAATTTAATCTATAATTCGTGATAATTTTTCACTCACACTAATATAGTATAGCAAAAAATAGGGTCGTGTATCGGTCAATTCGATTCCGTTTTAAAATTTATCGATTTGACTTATCGGTTTGTAGACATGTTATATCTTTATAGAACCATCAAGATATTGACTTATCGGTTATCAGTTTATCGATTATTGATCGTTATCGATTTGGTTATCATTTTAACCGTTAAGATTTGATACacaaaaaaatcattgaaaatcaCTTAGAAACAAGGTGACAAACCAAATGCACCATGCACATGAGTTGACAGATTATTTTTTGCTCAAAAACAAACACTGGTACATTGTAGAATAACCGAGAGGTTGAGACAACtagaaataaaagtatgaaacgAAATCTTACGTCAAAGACTTTATATACTGAATGGTATAaacaaaatttattaatttactatCGGATTATCTATTAATCCGTTAAGAAAAAACCTCAAATTGTTAAGAACCAATaattcaataataaaaaaaattaaaaccttTATCGCTAAACCGCTAATCCATTATCGATAAAAcaataacttttttttgatTCAGGTTATTGATTTCAATTCGATCTTAAACCTACATAACCTGAATGTTGCATTCATGTATACTTTCAAGCTTAGTAAACAAATAGGTCTTAAAATAACAACATTTCTTAATAAACAAAAGACAAAGAAATTGAAGTATCCATACATT
This Solanum dulcamara chromosome 8, daSolDulc1.2, whole genome shotgun sequence DNA region includes the following protein-coding sequences:
- the LOC129900415 gene encoding anthranilate synthase alpha subunit 1, chloroplastic-like isoform X1, which encodes MNSGMQSLPISYRNVMPVALISSRSSTYARVHCCSSSLGHVMDEERFIEVSKSGNLIPLHRTIFSDHLTPVLAYRCLVKEDDHEAPSFLYESVEPGIQGSSVGRYSLVGAQPSMEIVAKEHNVTILDHQTGKLTQKTVQDPMTIPASISNGWKPGLIDDELPDTFCGGWVGYFSYDTVRYVENKKLPFLSALEDDRNLADIQLGLYEDVIVFDHVEKKAYVIHWVRLDQYSSLPEAYIDGKKRLEILMSRVQGIESPRLSPGSVDFRIHEFGSSLTTGNMTRDEYKNAVLQAKEHIASGDIFQIVLSQRFERRTFADPFEVYRALRIVNPSPYMTYIQARGCILVASSPEILTRVKKRRIVNRPLAGTSRRGKTPDEDLMLEMQMLKDEKQCVEHIMLVDLGRNDVGKVSKPGSVNVEKLMSIERYPHVMHVSSTVSGELLDHLTCWDALRAALPVGTVSGSPKVKAMELIDKLEVSRRGPYSGGFGGISFSGDMDMGLALRTMVFLNGARYDTMYSYTNASKRREWVAHLQSEARIAADSDPDEKQIECENKIACLCRAIDLAESTFVKGRSSVLKINGSVPNLFSRARVNEKRN
- the LOC129900415 gene encoding anthranilate synthase alpha subunit 2, chloroplastic-like isoform X2; translation: MKLQAFYMSQLNLVFKGRYSLVGAQPSMEIVAKEHNVTILDHQTGKLTQKTVQDPMTIPASISNGWKPGLIDDELPDTFCGGWVGYFSYDTVRYVENKKLPFLSALEDDRNLADIQLGLYEDVIVFDHVEKKAYVIHWVRLDQYSSLPEAYIDGKKRLEILMSRVQGIESPRLSPGSVDFRIHEFGSSLTTGNMTRDEYKNAVLQAKEHIASGDIFQIVLSQRFERRTFADPFEVYRALRIVNPSPYMTYIQARGCILVASSPEILTRVKKRRIVNRPLAGTSRRGKTPDEDLMLEMQMLKDEKQCVEHIMLVDLGRNDVGKVSKPGSVNVEKLMSIERYPHVMHVSSTVSGELLDHLTCWDALRAALPVGTVSGSPKVKAMELIDKLEVSRRGPYSGGFGGISFSGDMDMGLALRTMVFLNGARYDTMYSYTNASKRREWVAHLQSEARIAADSDPDEKQIECENKIACLCRAIDLAESTFVKGRSSVLKINGSVPNLFSRARVNEKRN